Genomic DNA from Peribacillus sp. FSL H8-0477:
CTCTTTTTGTACCTTAAACGATCATTCAGATATCAATTCATAAACAGATATTTTCTTAATTCTCCGGGATACTAGCATGGAGACGATATAACCTGCTAGTAAAATACCGATACAAATACTAAGGACAATTGGAATACGAACGATAAATTCAGCGTTATAGATACTCATCCCTGACATCAGCAACTCAATTACTGAATTCGTACAATAATATCCGAAGACTCCGCCAATAGTGACCCCTAAAATAAGAATGGGCATAAGGCTAAATGATAGTTGTGTCATAAGATTTAGAGTTGTATATCCAACAGACTTTAGGATTCCAAATTCTTTTCTTCTTCTGAGAATGATGCTTTTAATAACTAGATAGAGAATTAAGGTTACGACAATCACGGTAGCGGTAATAATCAATAACATCATCAGAAAAAGGGCCTGTGTAAACGAGTCAAGTGTACTTTGGATCCCTTCTTCAACATTGTAAATGGCATCTAGTTGATCTCCGTATTGTTTTTCAAGCTTTGTGATATATTCTTCCGTACTTGTTGCATCAAGATAAACGTTTAAGGATACTCGATTATACTCTGGCTGCATCCGTTGAATTCCTGAAAGCGTCACGTTTGCTACCTTACCCAATTGAGAAACCCCCTGGCTAATCCCTGTAATTAAGAAGGGTTTGCTGCTTTGATTGAGCTCAATGGTGATCTCCTCACCAATTTTTTTATTAATTTTCTTTGCAACCAGGGAAGAAATAGCAATTTCATTATCGTAAAGCGGCTGTCTTCCTTTAAAAACGGTATTGGTCTCAAGCTTGCTAAAATCATCTGATACCTGTAACACAATACTCATGTTATCAACTTTCCCTGTCAGTGTATCAAGTGTACTTGTTTTTCCGACTCCATCCATATCAGATATTGAATGGTATAACTTCTCTTTATCGACCTTATTCTTTGGATAGAGGGTAACATTTGCTTGTTCAAAACCAATAATACTAACCACTGCATCGTTCTTCGAATTGATATTATCATATAGAACTGAAGAAAATAAACAAGCGAAGGTGAGCGCAGCTACAATCACGATAATAATTATATTTTGCCTAAAACTCACAGCTAATCCTTTTAAACTTAGTATCCAGTGAATGGATCCTTTTGTCTGTTCAATCGGAAAAAAATTCTTTTGGAAATTATGTGTTTGAACACCGCCTCTTATGGCTATCACTGGCGTAATTCGTTTTGTTCTTCTGCTTGAAAAAAATGCGGTTATGGAGACTAATCCTGCAATAAAAAATAGACTACACAAATTAATTATCCATTCAAGATGAAGGCTCCAAAGTAATCCTACTGAAGATGTTATGATATTCCCAATAAAAGGCATCAATGCATAGGAGGCTATAATCCCAGGAATAGCTGCTACGATCGTAACAGTCAGAAACTGCAGGATGAGTGTCTTGTTTATTTGAGATCCCGTATAACCAATTGCTTTTAATATCCCAATGTTGTTAATATCATCTTCTATGCTGGTTGAAACTTGAAAACGGATGACGATAATGGTGACAAAGACCATCACAAGAGAAAAACCAATGAGAATGACTGCCATGAAATTAATAAAGATGGTGCTGCTTTCTTTAGCAGAAACAAGGCTAACAGCACCAAAAGTATGATCTTGGGAT
This window encodes:
- a CDS encoding ABC transporter permease, with protein sequence MLIWKLALSNINKHKSKSIALFILILLCTILLNISLTVILTVNSLFDEKNIELKGAHFSTYLMTDKFEDKYEDMLKSHPDIVNVERENILFLSQAEIDLSKEKSKQNLILFNQDESREISPLTMVEELKNKQDNTVYLPYILKTGSGYRLGDSFSIQYNNISYTYIVGGFFEDTSYSTFNNSSIKLFLDGPGYRQLALDLDQSGDYTNLSAVFTESQKGEAVMMDYYDMLFQSQDHTFGAVSLVSAKESSTIFINFMAVILIGFSLVMVFVTIIVIRFQVSTSIEDDINNIGILKAIGYTGSQINKTLILQFLTVTIVAAIPGIIASYALMPFIGNIITSSVGLLWSLHLEWIINLCSLFFIAGLVSITAFFSSRRTKRITPVIAIRGGVQTHNFQKNFFPIEQTKGSIHWILSLKGLAVSFRQNIIIIVIVAALTFACLFSSVLYDNINSKNDAVVSIIGFEQANVTLYPKNKVDKEKLYHSISDMDGVGKTSTLDTLTGKVDNMSIVLQVSDDFSKLETNTVFKGRQPLYDNEIAISSLVAKKINKKIGEEITIELNQSSKPFLITGISQGVSQLGKVANVTLSGIQRMQPEYNRVSLNVYLDATSTEEYITKLEKQYGDQLDAIYNVEEGIQSTLDSFTQALFLMMLLIITATVIVVTLILYLVIKSIILRRRKEFGILKSVGYTTLNLMTQLSFSLMPILILGVTIGGVFGYYCTNSVIELLMSGMSIYNAEFIVRIPIVLSICIGILLAGYIVSMLVSRRIKKISVYELISE